The genome window CTGCCTTGGTGATGTACGTTACACCGTTCCAGGTAGTGGCAGCATTGGCAGGGTTCTTTATGATGAGGCATCCGAGATTTCGCAATAGGCTACCATCCGCACCCATCAATTTCTTCCGCAGGCTGCCTTCGAGGACCGACAGTATGTTGTAAAGTAAAGCTCAAATGTTTGTTGCTGCTGGGATCATTTTATTGACTTTAATTGCTGAACAACGAACGTAATGTTTGTTGACATTGTTGTTCTTCTTCCTGTTTCTTGCCTCCCTTCCGTTACTAGTGAGATGATGTGGGAACATgaataagtaaaataaaatttcaagaaAATTCTTGCATTCTCTATTATTTGTCTACTAAAAACACTAAcgataatatcatttttcgATCACATTGTAATCACATATTTGAACGTTGTGAATTCAACCTGATCGTTAGTCCCGCTGTATAAAGGTTTGTGTTCAATAAGAACATCAATTTTTAATCACACtgtaaatcacatctctaaatGAGCTGAGTTCAAAGTGATTGTTAATCCCGCCTTTTTGTGTAGTGCGGAAGCACACCAACGGGAGGAACGGGTATTGCCGATATTCCCTCCACTTTAGCCATCCGGGAGAAACCACCGGGAGAAACGGGTATTGCCAATATTTCTCCCGCTTTACCCACCCGGGAGAAACAGGTATATGGTTTTACTAAAAACCCTCGGCAATTGTGTGTGGTACCATTTCTTATAAAGGAGATCCACCTTGACCACATGCAATCAAATTCCAAATGAGCTCTCTAATTTCAAAGACACGTCTCACGATCCAAATTCAAATAGAGCTCCACCTTTACTACATGCAACCTAATTCCAAACGAGCTCTCCAACTTCAAAGATCGTGACAGTCACCAATCCACCAAATAAGCTCTCTACCTTCAAAGACACTTCtcacaatccaaattcaaataaAGCTCCACCTTGATCACGTGCAACCAAATTCCAAATGAGCTCTCCAACTTCAAAGATTGTGACACTCACCAATCCACCGAGCGTtgtttggctctgataccagttGTAGCTCTCCAACTTCAAAGATTGTGACAGTCATCAATCAACAAAGCCTTgttgggctctgataccaattgttgtgcagAAGCACACCAATGGGTCCCACATACATGAGTTGGTATAGCCGACATTCCCCCCACTTTAACCACCCGAGAGAAACATGTATGAAGTTTCACCAAAAGGCCTCGACAATAAGTGTGTGATAACATTCCTTATAAAGGACTAGATTCTCATTTCACTAGCTGATGTGGGAATCTCAATCAGTGCCGGCCCTTACATGGTCCAAAATTTTGATTgctatattttcttttatattttgattgtGTATAAATTGATAtaagtcaaaataaaaaaaaataaaaaaataaaagaatgaagcATGGTGTGGTGTGGTGTCTATGGCTTAAGGATGTGAGCAGAGTTGcatcataattttctttttgataTATATAGATGACTAACTctgcctgtgtaagtttatcttacattgccggtcccaagcccgaataaaggaggagggggaggacgtcaggtagtcgacagccggcactctttggttacgtcgaatccttatgaaaatgataTACATAGATGACTAGATAATTTTCCAATGAAATTAAAATAGTAGATGACCTTTAAAtagtgacaaaaaaataaacgaTTAAATGATATCATATAAGAAAATGGGGGGCTTTTTAAAGATTATGTCTTCAGACttttaaggattttaatttattatgacAAAAAATATGAGCTAGTTAACTGGAAGAACCAGAGCCTTCCCACTCCGCTAGGACGGATTTGTTAGTTATGTTCACGTTTTTAAACAATTAATATACAAAGGTTATTAAAATTTAGGGCGGCCCTGCTCAATTTGGCTCAAATCTAAGCCAGTTCGATAAGTACGGTACACGTCCTTAAACTTTTTCTTGCTATATAATCGTTGGAATTTAGTCAAATGCAAacctaaatattttattttaattagaaaaaacaatgacaaatacAAAGAATTAAGTACTAGAAAACTAATACTTAACAGtttgaccaaaacaaaaaagtacTAGAAAACTAATATTGCATTCCAACGTGCAACCAAATCAGATTCTACTTCTCAAACGTGCTTCCATGAAAGAACAGGATCCGACCTTCCCCTTGCAAGAACTTAAAACCAGAGGCGGAGCAAGTGCAAACATCAAGCTTTCTCACAATGGTCGGTGTTTCCATGTCGAAACGAAAACCAAAACTCCCCATGCAACCGGCCCCTAAAGAATCCTGTAGctgtttcctttttcttttcaaatttctcTTTCGAGTCCCGGTTGCATTTTTCATTCTCCTTCTTATCTACCTCTGGTCCTCCTCCGCCACCATTTTCTCCGGCAACATTGTCCACATTTGTGTTTCCTCCCGGAAGCTCAACGACCATTACTGCCTTTCTGCTGGTAAAACCCAACCCAAGTTTGAAATCGCAATTCCGATCGTCAATCATAGTTCCATTTACCTCTACACTCTTGACAAGAGTTTGAAACTATCTCTTCCCTCATCGCCTCCTTTGTACCGCGGCAATGGTTCCACTAGTCCTCAATCCACTGTCAATGGTGAGAAGGTGAGAGAGACCGCTGAAGTTATCCGAGATGAGTCTGAACCGGTAACTATGAGGAATGGCGAGAACAAAGACGGAGAAGAGCAGGTTGCGAATGCAAAGAAGGACGTTGAAGAACAGATGCGACTGCACAGATCATGGATTTCGGATAAGAAGCAAGCCGGGTGCGAAGGGAGGGGAGTATATGTGTATGACTTGCCATCCAAGTTTAATTTTGACTTGATTGGTCAGTGCAGAGACATGGTTCCATGGATGGACTTCTGCAAGTACTTCAAAAATGAAGCCATGGGAGAACCAATTCCAAAATTCGGAAACGGTTGGTACCAGACACATCAGTACTCATTGGAGCCGATTTTTCATCAGAGGGTTAAGAAGCATCCTTGCAGGGTTTATAATGAGGATGAAGCCAAGCTTTTCTACATTCCATTTTACGGCGGTTTGGATATTCTGAGATGGCATTTCAAGAATGTCTCCAGCGACGTGAAAGACACATTGAGTTTGGAGCTCATAACATGGCTTGAGAAACAAAGATCATGGACTAAGAATTCTCGCAAGGATCATGTCATTGTGTTGGGAAAAATTTCATGGGATTTTCGGAGAAAGGGCCGCTCTTGGGGAACCAGATTCTTGGAGATTGATCAAATGAAAAACCCGGTAAAGCTTTTGATTGAGAGGCAGCCATGGCAGCCAAATGACATAGGAATCCCACACCCAACATCCTTCCATCCCAGCTCAGACGACGACATCATGGCATGGCAATGGAAAATTTTAAGCTCGCACCGAAAACAGTTAGTGGGCTTTGCTGGTGCAGAAAGGCCTGGTCAAGCTGAGAGCATAAGGTCTATGCTAATCAAACAGTGCAATCCATCCTCCAAAAATGGAAACCAATGCCGATTTCTTGACTGTGGTTCGGGCGGATGTGATCAGCCAGAGACAGTCATTGACCTCTTCCTAGAGTCTGAATTCTGCCTGCAGCCCCCAGGGGACAGCCCTACTAGAAAATCACTGTTTGATTCGCTGATAGCGGGCTGCATTCCCGTGCTTTTTGATCCTTTCACAGCTTATTACCAGTACCCGTGGCATTTGCCGGAGGATCATGGAAAGTATTCTGTGTTTGTGGATCAAGAGGAAGTGAGGGGAATGAAGGTGAATGTGGTGGAGATGTTGATGAAGATTTCAAAGGAGAAGAGGGATGATATGAGGAGGTTTATAGTGTATGAATTGTTGCCTGGTTTGGTGTATGGGGATTCAAATGCAAAATTTGAAAAGTTTGAGGATGCATTTTCCATCACAATGAGTAATCTCATGGAGAGGGTgaccaaattgaaattaaatgtaTAATTTGAGGAGACAACAACAACCAACCATTATCCCATTAAGTGGGGTCGGTTATGAATCATAGAATGCCGATGCGCTTTGTTTTGCGCCAAAATTTaatgattcaatttttttttttttgttctttcattAGTTTTGTCTCACTTTTGAGCTCATAAACAAAGCATTGTGGAGAGGGAAAAGGAATATTTGAGTCCTACAAAAACaatatgtattttttatttaacttgTAATTACTGTCACATcattttattcttaatttttttaaaatcaaacTATTGTCGTGCAATGAACCACCACAGGATAGTAtagaattatataaaaaaaacccaaattgcAAAagagaaattcaacaaaaaaaacaccATCGTTCATTTTATCGTTACAAAACAAACTAATtcttcaaaaattgaaaaaaaccaaaaaataaaaattaatttgggATTAGATACATACTGTCGTTGTTTCGTAAAACTTGCATTGGAAGTCTTGTTGCAGGTGGAAACATAATACAACCAGTGAGCCTCCATTCACCTACAAATCTCATATATAGTTATCGCTCAAATTCGTTGTAAATGTGGTGGGTGAGTTTAATCTATAGCAAAAAAATCCCACCAACTTGAACAAACAATTGTTTCAAGAAAACGAAGCAACTACGTTTAGAAAAGTACATATAATGGAAGAGTTCAAAATTTGAATTGCATAAGCATTTTGATTTAATAGGGTAATTGATGTCACTAATTGGCGATCAGCATTAAGCTCCTTCTGCAAGACCCAAAACCACACcctattccctttttttttttttttttttttaatgaagaaaaagaaatttattaaagaaaaaaacctCTACAACAACTGATGCCCAAACAATCGAAGTTTAGGGCATTAAACACTACAGAAGAGAGACAATGATCCCAGAAATGTGGGTTTTCAAGAGTAAGACCTAGATGAGCTAATCATCCACAACAAAATTTGCTTCTTCGAAAACATGGTTTCATTCGATGTGATTGAACTTTGAGGCTATCCGACGAACATCCTCAATAATAGAATTTAGGTTGTAAGAGACATCTCATCTTGCTTGAATTGCACAAATGATTAGCTTTGAATCTCCCTTCACCAGAATGTTTTGAAGCCCTTTACGTCTAGCAAACCTTAATTCTTCCCTCAAACCTATAGCTTCAGCCACTGAAATAGTTACTCTGTCTAGGTTGAAGGCACCAGCACCAATAACCCGACACTCAGAATTCCTTAACATGAAGGCAGCAACACCTCTCTTCAGAATGAAAGAATCATCAAAGTTTAACTTTATAACGTCCTGATCAAGGGGGTTGCCATCGAATGACCTGCTCAGAAGAAGCATCAACCTTGCAATTTGGTTTCCAATTAAcggtgaagaacaaagaatccACACTAGCTGCAATGGCAAGGTAGCGAGTATGGATAGGATTGATGCCCCCAAAACCACCATATTATTTCTTTCATTCCATATTTGCCAACAATTGAGAATTGCTTTGCTCAACTCATTGAGATCCTCCTTACAAATGGAAATTCATAAATTTCATTTAGACGGGCCatgggcccactccaacaacaccgatactgtccccacttggCCACCTACTCAATCCGTCGGGTGTgaggttttaatacaaaaggctttggtgttagttagagtggggtaattctatataaatggtttgttctcaagccttctggtcgatgtgggacaaaAGAATTATAACACTCCCCCGCACGTGAGATCCCATTTTATGGGTCACATGTGGAGttccacacatcggcaaccaaGTGGAGCCAAGCCGGGCCTCACCCATTCGCGCTGGGCCAATGCACATGGTATCTCTTGGCCGTGGAGCCAAGTCGGGGCTCGCCCATTTGCGCGGGGCCAAAGGGGACCCACCCGTTCACGTGGATGTACAGACCCgtccctggctctgataccatcttaaatttcaggtagacggGCCATGGGCCCACTCCAATAAtaccgatactgtccccacttggCCACCTACTCAATtcgtcaggtgtgaggttttaatacaaaaggccttggtattagttagagtggggtaattctatataaatgacttgttctcaagccttctggccgatgtgggacaaaggAATTCTAACAGAAATAGATTGATTCTACAACgatcaacaaaacaaacaataGATTGATTCTACAATGATCAACAAAACAAACATTTGTTGCTACATCTTTGTATCagttaaaaaaatacatatttcCAAAGTCTTCACTTGAGAAGTTCAAAGATTGCATCGACACATATCTGCTTGATGACAAGGTAGTTAATCCAGCTTTTTTATAATCAGGTGGAGCATCTAAGAGTATGCGACATTGGCTACATAagcaaaatattttttgtttcctttagaCCAAGGACAATAAAAGTAGTGTGAATGCTCACTGAAAAAGTAGTATGAATGAAGAATTTGAAAGAtgattaaaatttattattcaCTTGAAGACTATGGTTCCCATTAATGTAGTAAAATAACCCATAtgaggggtttttttttatgggtAAAAA of Malus sylvestris chromosome 6, drMalSylv7.2, whole genome shotgun sequence contains these proteins:
- the LOC126627341 gene encoding xyloglucan-specific galacturonosyltransferase 1-like translates to MVGVSMSKRKPKLPMQPAPKESCSCFLFLFKFLFRVPVAFFILLLIYLWSSSATIFSGNIVHICVSSRKLNDHYCLSAGKTQPKFEIAIPIVNHSSIYLYTLDKSLKLSLPSSPPLYRGNGSTSPQSTVNGEKVRETAEVIRDESEPVTMRNGENKDGEEQVANAKKDVEEQMRLHRSWISDKKQAGCEGRGVYVYDLPSKFNFDLIGQCRDMVPWMDFCKYFKNEAMGEPIPKFGNGWYQTHQYSLEPIFHQRVKKHPCRVYNEDEAKLFYIPFYGGLDILRWHFKNVSSDVKDTLSLELITWLEKQRSWTKNSRKDHVIVLGKISWDFRRKGRSWGTRFLEIDQMKNPVKLLIERQPWQPNDIGIPHPTSFHPSSDDDIMAWQWKILSSHRKQLVGFAGAERPGQAESIRSMLIKQCNPSSKNGNQCRFLDCGSGGCDQPETVIDLFLESEFCLQPPGDSPTRKSLFDSLIAGCIPVLFDPFTAYYQYPWHLPEDHGKYSVFVDQEEVRGMKVNVVEMLMKISKEKRDDMRRFIVYELLPGLVYGDSNAKFEKFEDAFSITMSNLMERVTKLKLNV